In Aegilops tauschii subsp. strangulata cultivar AL8/78 chromosome 3, Aet v6.0, whole genome shotgun sequence, one genomic interval encodes:
- the LOC109755051 gene encoding uncharacterized protein yields the protein MPPRRRGASGYRGGRQRPNGGFYSEIRSDQLRLGLGTFGTAHEAARAYDAASWRLGRPRQQMNFHDVHTLQQALDVAPPPRLCTAQDRAYHAERQNRLLVAHEDERVMAEWRQQHPEDVSYEQAYWARRREEETQRRRAERLDRRRRKALALSQCDVVENGGETIFASNDDRWEDM from the coding sequence atgccgccgcgccgccgaggAGCGTCGGGCTACCGCGGCGGCCGCCAGCGCCCCAACGGCGGGTTCTACTCGGAGATACGGTCCGACCAACTCCGGCTCGGCCTCGGCACCTTCGGGACGGCgcacgaggccgcccgcgcgtacgacgcggcgtcGTGGCGCCTAGGCAGGCCGCGCCAGCAGATGAACTTCCACGACGTCCACACGCTGCAGCAGGCGTTGGacgtcgccccgccgcctcgtctTTGCACGGCACAAGACCGTGCGTATCACGCTGAGCGGCAGAACCGCCTCCTCGTCGCCCATGAGGACGAGCGGGTCATGGCGGAGTGGCGCCAGCAACACCCGGAGGACGTCTCCTACGAGCAAGCCTACTGGGCAAGGCGCCGCGAGGAGGAGACGCAAAGGCGCCGCGCTGAGCGGTTGGACAGGCGTCGGCGGAAGGCCCTGGCGCTATCCCAGTGCGATGTCGTTGAGAATGGTGGTGAGACGATCTTTGCGTCTAATGATGATCGTTGGGAAGACATGTAG
- the LOC109755052 gene encoding mitogen-activated protein kinase kinase kinase 17 — protein MAIAVSGHGTRLRTLGCGASGAVVSLAADAASGELFAVKSVRAADAAQLSREQGILSALCSPHVVGCIGGGGDRDGSYHLFLEFAPGGSLADEAARNGGRLEERAIRAYAADVLRGLAYIHGKSLVHGDVKSRNVVIGADGRAKIADFGCARALGAAGPIGGTPAFMAPEVARGEEQGPAADVWALGCTVVEMATGRAPWGEMDNVLAAVHRIGYTDAVPEVPTWLSAEAKSFLAMCFARNARDRCTAAQLLEHPFVALQAGEAKARWVSPKSTLDAAFWESETEEEEEEEEVSESPCERIKSLACSVLPDWDSDEGWMDVLGEQCEACDSPATKGPADVSSRAPSKVLGSPAVPAEDVAVVGTLSSDEHELDAEDEPFGDDIILAADPLVDRQIEVRPSSDRDVLLSSSHVPCNNRIVAIEKFRFPQILLCRSDRLRTEFLPVRGEHRASPSLHSNS, from the coding sequence ATGGCGATCGCCGTGAGCGGGCACGGGACGCGGCTGCGGACGCTCGGCTGCGGCGCGTCGGGGGCCGTGGTGTCGCTGGCGGCCGACGCCGCGTCGGGGGAGCTGTTCGCGGTCAAGTCCGTGCGCGCGGCGGACGCGGCGCAGCTGAGCCGGGAGCAGGGGATCCTCTCCGCGCTCTGCTCGCCGCACGTCGTCGGCTGCATCGGCGGCGGTGGCGACCGCGACGGCTCCTACCACCTCTTCCTCGAGTTCGCCCCCGGCGGCTCGCTCGCCGACGAGGCCGCCAGGAATGGGGGCCGCCTGGAGGAGCGCGCCATCCGGGCGTACGCggcggacgtcctgcgcggcctgGCATACATCCACGGCAAGTCGCTCGTGCACGGCGACGTCAAGTCGAGGAACGTTGTGATCGGCGCCGACGGGCGCGCCAAGATCGCCGACTTCGGGTGCGCGAGGGCCCTCGGCGCGGCGGGGCCGATCGGAGGCACGCCGGCGTTCATGGCCCCGGAGGTGGCCCGAGGGGAGGAGCAGGGCCCGGCCGCCGACGTGTGGGCTCTCGGCTGCACGGTCGTCGAGATGGCCACCGGGCGCGCGCCATGGGGCGAGATGGACAACGTCCTTGCCGCCGTCCACCGGATCGGGTACACGGACGCCGTGCCGGAGGTGCCCACGTGGCTCTCAGCGGAGGCGAAGAGCTTCCTCGCCATGTGCTTCGCGAGGAACGCCCGCGACCGGTGCACGGCGGCGCAGCTCCTGGAGCACCCGTTCGTGGCATTGCAGGCAGGAGAGGCCAAGGCCAGGTGGGTGTCTCCCAAGAGCACGCTTGACGCCGCATTCTGGGAATCGGAgaccgaagaggaagaggaggaggaggaggtttcAGAGAGCCCGTGCGAGAGGATCAAGTCATTGGCGTGCTCCGTCTTGCCGGACTGGGATTCCGACGAAGGCTGGATGGACGTGCTCGGCGAGCAGTGTGAAGCTTGCGATTCACCAGCAACCAAGGGGCCGGCTGATGTGTCCAGCAGGGCGCCAAGCAAAGTGCTCGGGTCCCCGGCGGTGCCAGCTGAAGACGTAGCTGTCGTCGGCACCCTTTCGAGTGATGAACATGAATTGGACGCAGAGGATGAACCTTTCGGCGACGATATCATCCTAGCCGCTGATCCTTTAGTGGACCGCCAGATCGAAGTGCGTCCGAGCTCAGATAGAGATGTACTACTTTCATCATCACATGTACCCTGTAATAATCGAATCGTTGCAATAGAAAAGTTTCGTTTTCCACAAATCTTGCTGTGCCGTTCTGATAGACTACGTACTGAATTTCTACCCGTGCGTGGAGAACACCGTGCGTCTCCCTCTTTACACTCCAACTCATAA